One Novipirellula artificiosorum DNA segment encodes these proteins:
- a CDS encoding serine hydrolase, which yields MVNTNGPVKAACFGNRKRGTTDKVTLSDRFPIGSNTKSMTATLAAVMVETGQIDWDTTLGDVWPKATDDNLHPILRTVTLDQLLSHQSGLPGNISDLSGQAWAGFFDEKQSPPLERRRMLNLVLSQEPSQPQGQFAYSNLGYAIASAMLETRAGVSFESLMKQHVFVPLEMGSADFRSMKSAKQRQPPLLWGHQAANGDPVDPRTAGSENPTVYAAAGTVHLSTEDYAKYARWHLAGKPSPVLRTQNAFDHLHKPQVDYSLPGAKYGCGWIIMDTGLGPALNHTGSNTNAYALIWVLPESDFAAVVCANSGQSQAYSACDAMMSHLMMELATTQTKPKVVTPERLVGRYQLAPNFIFDVNLRDGHLMVGITNQPTQEVFADSPTKWSYRGVDAQLEFHLRAEGPAYALTLHQNGAAQQAKRVRE from the coding sequence GTGGTCAACACAAATGGACCGGTGAAGGCGGCTTGCTTTGGTAATCGAAAACGGGGAACGACGGATAAGGTTACGCTGTCAGACAGGTTTCCGATCGGGTCCAATACCAAATCCATGACAGCAACCTTGGCGGCCGTGATGGTGGAAACCGGGCAGATCGACTGGGATACGACCCTCGGTGACGTTTGGCCCAAAGCAACGGACGACAATCTTCACCCGATTCTGCGAACGGTAACCTTGGACCAATTGTTGTCCCACCAAAGTGGGCTACCTGGCAACATTTCCGATCTTTCAGGCCAGGCTTGGGCTGGCTTCTTCGACGAAAAACAATCGCCCCCATTGGAACGCCGACGGATGCTCAACTTGGTGCTTTCCCAAGAACCGTCGCAGCCTCAGGGGCAGTTCGCTTACTCGAATCTCGGTTATGCGATCGCCTCGGCGATGCTGGAGACTCGCGCTGGTGTGTCGTTTGAGTCTCTCATGAAGCAACACGTGTTCGTCCCTCTCGAAATGGGTTCGGCAGACTTTCGTTCGATGAAATCAGCAAAGCAACGTCAGCCGCCATTGTTGTGGGGCCATCAAGCTGCCAATGGCGATCCCGTCGATCCAAGAACGGCGGGATCTGAAAACCCAACGGTCTATGCCGCAGCAGGAACGGTTCACTTGTCAACCGAGGACTATGCGAAATATGCGAGATGGCACTTAGCAGGCAAGCCTTCGCCGGTGCTTCGAACCCAGAACGCCTTCGATCATCTCCACAAGCCCCAGGTCGACTACTCCCTGCCAGGTGCAAAGTACGGTTGTGGTTGGATCATCATGGATACGGGACTCGGTCCCGCTCTCAATCACACGGGATCCAACACGAATGCGTATGCGTTGATTTGGGTGCTACCCGAGTCAGACTTCGCTGCCGTCGTCTGCGCGAATTCGGGGCAATCGCAGGCGTATTCAGCTTGCGACGCAATGATGAGTCACTTAATGATGGAACTCGCTACAACTCAAACCAAGCCGAAGGTGGTCACACCTGAGCGGCTGGTCGGCCGATATCAACTCGCTCCCAACTTTATCTTTGACGTGAACCTCAGAGACGGTCACTTGATGGTTGGCATCACGAACCAACCGACGCAGGAAGTCTTTGCAGATTCACCAACGAAGTGGTCGTACCGCGGTGTCGATGCACAATTGGAGTTTCATCTTCGCGCCGAAGGCCCGGCCTACGCCCTGACGCTTCACCAAAACGGCGCTGCACAGCAAGCAAAGCGGGTTCGTGAATAA
- a CDS encoding non-reducing end alpha-L-arabinofuranosidase family hydrolase — MNLASAHHKALSLFQANLDPLSPNLSSSEHGSSNQRERSDARPSGRSVRCVRTALQCVGSILGVLLINIAYGQATSNGIFHWKVGPPLLAVNQDRLPPSLEHPWLAVKDPSVVRFDGRWHLFCTLRKAKQGEGRIRIGYLSFADWSDANNADWTVLDLTMGYHGAPQIFYFEPHQKWYLVYQAEDTTRQLKYGPCFSTNDDLADPHGWTLPEPLYVVKQGAKAGLDFWIICDDTKAHLFFTSLNGQMWRAATLIDQFPNKGWTEPKVALQADIFEASHTYALRGQDKFLTIVEAQAGKRRYFKGFVADTLDGTWTPLAASQDKPLVSPNNVVNQSQSWATSYSHGEFVRAGVNQKLEIDPDNLELLFQGASDEEYQSGDYGQIPWRLGTLKLNSPAHTK; from the coding sequence ATGAATCTCGCATCCGCACATCACAAGGCGTTGTCTTTGTTCCAAGCCAACCTCGATCCGTTAAGCCCGAACTTGTCATCTTCGGAGCATGGTTCCAGCAACCAACGGGAGCGGTCCGACGCGCGGCCGAGCGGTCGCTCGGTTCGTTGCGTTCGCACCGCCCTGCAATGCGTCGGGTCCATCCTTGGAGTACTGCTGATCAACATCGCTTACGGGCAAGCCACGTCAAACGGGATCTTTCACTGGAAGGTCGGCCCGCCACTACTGGCGGTCAACCAGGATCGGCTTCCCCCGTCGCTTGAACATCCCTGGTTGGCCGTCAAAGACCCGAGTGTTGTTCGTTTCGATGGACGATGGCACTTGTTCTGTACTTTGCGGAAGGCAAAGCAGGGCGAGGGTCGAATCCGAATCGGCTATTTATCATTCGCGGATTGGTCTGACGCCAACAATGCTGACTGGACCGTTCTGGATTTGACCATGGGGTATCACGGAGCGCCGCAGATCTTCTACTTCGAGCCTCATCAGAAGTGGTATCTCGTTTATCAAGCAGAGGACACGACGCGGCAGCTCAAGTACGGACCCTGTTTCTCGACCAATGACGACCTTGCCGATCCGCACGGATGGACGTTACCCGAGCCCCTTTATGTCGTTAAGCAGGGTGCAAAGGCGGGACTGGATTTCTGGATTATCTGCGACGACACAAAGGCACACTTGTTCTTCACTTCGCTCAACGGACAAATGTGGCGAGCAGCAACCTTGATCGATCAGTTTCCCAACAAGGGATGGACCGAACCGAAGGTGGCGTTGCAGGCAGATATTTTCGAAGCAAGCCATACTTATGCCTTGCGAGGCCAAGACAAATTCCTGACAATCGTCGAGGCTCAAGCTGGCAAACGACGTTACTTCAAAGGCTTCGTCGCCGACACACTGGACGGTACCTGGACTCCCTTGGCAGCGAGTCAAGACAAGCCGCTGGTCTCGCCTAACAACGTCGTCAACCAGTCCCAATCATGGGCGACATCCTACAGCCACGGAGAGTTTGTCCGTGCCGGCGTCAATCAAAAACTTGAGATCGATCCCGACAATCTAGAACTGCTGTTTCAGGGCGCCAGTGACGAAGAGTATCAAAGCGGCGACTACGGTCAAATCCCATGGCGACTCGGGACGCTGAAGTTGAACTCACCCGCGCACACAAAGTGA
- a CDS encoding metallophosphoesterase family protein translates to MSIDWSPQRMKIGILADIHEHVENLRSALDRFQSCRVDQVVILGDVCEVGERIRETVALLRNPNTVGVWGNHDLGLCVGPDTETFGKFGEDVLEFFQTLRPHLEIGGVRFSHGMPTWDATDPGIFYLGDPPWSGESLSSVFTTFPNHAFLIGHYHRWQMWTADRKSDWDGTRPIVLKPQERSFLIVHGVLCGWCAVLDTDTGEFTPYFLL, encoded by the coding sequence GTGTCGATTGATTGGAGTCCACAACGCATGAAGATCGGCATTCTCGCTGACATCCACGAGCACGTCGAAAACCTGCGGTCTGCACTGGATCGGTTTCAATCATGCCGTGTCGACCAGGTCGTCATTCTCGGTGACGTCTGTGAGGTCGGTGAACGGATACGGGAGACAGTCGCACTGCTGCGCAACCCAAACACGGTCGGTGTTTGGGGGAATCACGACCTTGGACTCTGTGTCGGTCCCGATACAGAAACCTTCGGGAAATTCGGTGAAGATGTTCTCGAGTTTTTTCAAACCCTCAGGCCACACCTTGAAATCGGGGGCGTACGATTTTCGCACGGGATGCCGACGTGGGATGCGACCGACCCCGGAATCTTCTATCTCGGCGATCCACCCTGGTCTGGCGAGAGCCTTTCGTCCGTCTTCACCACATTTCCGAATCATGCTTTTCTAATCGGTCACTATCATCGCTGGCAAATGTGGACTGCCGATCGGAAATCGGATTGGGATGGAACTCGTCCGATCGTGCTCAAGCCGCAAGAACGCTCTTTCCTAATCGTTCATGGTGTTCTTTGCGGGTGGTGTGCGGTGCTTGATACGGATACGGGCGAGTTCACCCCGTACTTCCTTCTTTAA